The proteins below come from a single Aegilops tauschii subsp. strangulata cultivar AL8/78 chromosome 6, Aet v6.0, whole genome shotgun sequence genomic window:
- the LOC109753393 gene encoding uncharacterized protein — protein sequence MSSFTVLPVVLQLFMLLFLASPATPCTEQDKHDLLQFLAGLSRDGGLTTSWRNNGTDCCEWEGISCNGDGAVTGVSLESKGLEGPISPFLANLTSLLRVNLLHNSFSGGLPVELMFSGSIIVLDVNFSRLNGPLPKLPSLVATDRPLQVLNISSNLFSSQFPSAIGKLKVLKAGNNNLSGILPVETFHATLLEYLSFPNNALQGKLDGAHIVKLSNLATLDLGGNHFSARIPLSIGLLKRLEELHLGSNNMSGELPSTLGNCTNLRIIDLKFNNFIGDLGKNLQLLVMDWCSLTGRIPTWLSKLTNLKILLLASNRLTGPMPRWINSLNHLFLLDISNNSLTGKIPITLMEMPMLKLDKAAIYLDSNLLDLPTFYVGPSLQYRMGNAWPKVLRLEIPQSICNLTNLQGLDWSNNHLTGAIPAALENLHFLSHFNISNNDLGGPIPTTGQLSTFPTFSFDRNPKLCGSLLIRDCSSVEEAPVYIISAREYSMKVIFAIAFGLFFGVGVLYDQLVLFRYFG from the exons ATGTCCTCATTCACCGTTCTTCCGGTCGTGCTGCAGCTATTCATGCTGCTCTTCTTAGCCTCTCCCGCCACCCCATGCACCGAGCAGGACAAGCACGACCTCCTCCAGTTCCTTGCCGGGCTGTCGCGTGATGGTGGCCTCACCACGTCCTGGCGTAACAACGGCACAGACTGCTGCGAATGGGAAGGCATCTCCTGCAATGGAGATGGGGCCGTCACTGGGGTCTCCCTAGAGTCTAAAGGACTTGAGGGGCCCATCTCACCGTTCCTCGCCAACCTCACTAGCCTGTTGCGTGTTAACCTCTTGCACAACTCATTCTCCGGTGGTCTTCCAGTGGAGCTCATGTTCTCTGGAAGCATCATCGTCCTCGATGTCAACTTCAGTCGGCTCAATGGACCGCTGCCCAAGCTTCCGTCGTTGGTTGCCACCGACCGGCCTCTGCAGGTACTCAACATCTCAAGCAACCTGTTCAGCTCACAATTTCCATCAGCCATAGGAAAG CTCAAAGTGCTCAAGGCTGGCAACAACAACCTAAGTGGGATTCTCCCTGTTGAAACCTTCCACGCTACCTTGCTGGAGTACCTCTCCTTCCCCAACAATGCTTTACAAGGAAAACTTGATGGAGCACATATAGTCAAACTCAGTAATCTAGCTACTCTTGACCTTGGAGGGAACCACTTCAGTGCCAGGATTCCGCTGTCGATAGGTCTGCTCAAGAGGCTGGAAGAGCTCCATTTGGGTAGCAATAACATGTCTGGGGAGCTGCCATCAACTCTGGGCAACTGTACAAATCTCAGAATCATTGATCTAAAGTTCAACAACTTCATCGGAGATCTAGGGAAG AATCTTCAACTTCTTGTGATGGACTGGTGTTCGTTGACTGGAAGGATACCTACTTGGTTATCGAAGCTCACAAATCTGAAGATACTACTATTAGCCAGTAATCGACTCACTGGACCGatgccaagatggatcaactccCTAAATCACCTCTTCCTGCTGGACATATCAAACAACAGCCTTACTGGGAAAATCCCAATCACCCTGATGGAGATGCCAATGCTAAAATTAGACAAGGCTGCCATCTATTTGGACTCAAACCTCCTTGATCTACCAACTTTTTATGTGGGCCCATCACTTCAGTACCGCATGGGCAATGCTTGGCCCAAAGTGCTGAGACTTG AGATTCCACAATCAATCTGCAACCTGACGAACCTACAAGGGCTAGATTGGTCTAATAACCATCTCACTGGTGCAATCCCTGCCGCACTGGAGAACCTTCACTTCCTTTCGCACTTCAACATTTCTAACAACGACCTAGGAGGACCTATTCCAACAACAGGCCAGCTGAGCACGTTTCCGACTTTTAGTTTTGACAGGAACCCGAAGCTGTGCGGCTCTCTGCTTATTAGGGATTGCAGTTCGGTTGAAGAAGCCCCCGTGTACATCATCTCCGCAAGAGAATACAGCATGAAGGTCATCTTTGCGATTGCATTTGGTCTTTTCTTTGGGGTAGGGGTGCTATATGACCAGTTAGTATTATTCAGATATTTTGGCTAA